The window GGCCTATCAGCGGCACATGCCGGCGCGGCGCGGCGGCGCCGTCGGTCAGCAGGCCCATGAAGCTGTCGAGATTGGTCGCGGTGGCGTCGAGGGCCTTCGCGATCGACTCGGTGGAGGGCCACCGCGGCCGTCCGTCGGCGGCGATGCGCTTCGAGCGGTTGAAGGTGGTGGGATCGAGGCCCGATCGTCGCGCAAGTCCGGACGCCGACAGCCCGTTCTTGGCCGCCAACGCGTCTATCGCCGCCCAGATCTGGCCGTGACCCAGCATGACATCGGACTCCACCGTGTCGAAACGGCGTCTCGGACGTCGTTTCGATAGGAATTAGTACCTTTCACGCCGCGTGTCCAGCGACATTCTGCGGGCGGCCGGCCTTGCGAGCACGTCCTCGCGGCTTTAATCCACCACAAGGGGTCGTCGTGCCTCAACGCCGCACGTCGGGGTGCGTTCCGTGTCGGCGCCGTCCAAGGGTCGATCGCTCATGACGCCTGATTTGATCTACAAGATCGCGCCCGCCGCGCTGTGGCGCGAGACGGAGGCGGCCGGCCGTTTCGACGGCGCGCCGGTCGACGTCGCGGACGGCTACATCCATTTCTCGACCGCCGCCCAGGCGCGGGAGACCGCCGCGAAGCACTTCGCCGGACAGGATGACCTGCTGCTGATCGCGGTTGACGCGTGCGCGCTCGGACAGGCTCTCAGGTGGGAGCCGTCCCGCGGCGGGGCGCTGTTTCCGCATCTCTACGCGCCGCTTGGGCTCGACGCGGTGCGCTGGGTGGTCCCGCTGCCGTTGGGCGCCGACGGTCGTCACGCCTTTCCGCAGCCGTCCTTCGGGGAGACCCCGACGTGATCGGCCCGCTCTGGCCGCTCGCGCGGGTCGCGCTGCATGCGCTGGACGCCGAGACCGCCCACACGGCGACGCTCGCCGCGCTTGAGCGGATGCCTGCGCGGCGCGCGCCTGCGAACGATCCCCGGCTTGGCGTCCAGGCGTTCGGCCTGAGTTTCCCGAACCCGGTCGGCCTCGCGGCCGGCCTCGACAAGGACGCCAAGGTCCCGGACGCGATGCTGGCGCTGGGTTTCGGCTTCGTGGAGATTGGCTCGGTGACGCCGAAGCCCCAGACCGGCAATCCGAAGCCGCGCTTGTTCCGGCTCAGCGAGGATCGCGCGATCGTCAACCGCATGGGCTTCAACAACGACGGCGCGGCGGCGGCGCTGGACCGGCTGGCGCGGCGGGCGGGTCGCCCTGGGGTCGTCGGCGTGAACGTCGGCGCCAACAAGGACTCCGCCGACCGCACCGCGGACTACGTCGCCGGCCTCGAGACCTTCGCCGAGGTCGCCTCCTTCTTCGTAATCAACGTCTCCTCGCCCAACACGCCGGGCCTGCGCGACCTGCAGGCGAAGGCGGCGCTCGACGACCTCGTGGCGCGCGTTCTCGACGCCCGCGACGCGGCTGCGGCCCGAACCGGCCGGCGCCGGCCCGTGCTGCTGAAGATCGCGCCCGACCTCGACCTCTACGGCCTCGACGACGTGGCGCAGGTCGCGCTCGACCGCGGGCTCGACGGACTGGTCGTTTCGAACACCACGCTCGCGCGTCCCGCGACGCTGCGCTCGGCGGCGGCCGGGGAAACCGGAGGGCTGTCCGGCGCGCCGCTGTTCCGCCGTGCGACCTGGGCGCTCGCCGAAACGTACCTGCGCACCGGCGGGCGCATCCCGCTGGTCGGCGTCGGCGGGGTGGCGTCGGGGGCGGACGCCCTTGCGAAGATCCGGGCGGGCGCGACGCTGGTCGAGCTCTACAGCGCTCTGATCTATGAGGGTCCTGGCCTGGTTCGGCGCACGCTGTCGGCGCTGACCACGGCGATCGAGGCGGCAGGCGCCGGCTCGCTCGCGCCGCTGGTCGGCGTCGACGCGCGCGCCGTGGCGGCGGCCGGACCGGGCTGACCGCTCGCGCTGTTCCGTTATCCGGCCCGCTCCCGCAAGCTCAAGGCCGGCCGGAGCCGATCTTGAGAACGCGCAGGATGAGCCAGATCGGGATCACCACCATCGCGCCGATGATGAGGTAGCGCAGCAGCGTCCGCAGCAGGTCGGCGCTGTTGGCGATCAGGTCGCGGACGACGTCGATCGCGTAGTCGAGCAGGCGGAATACGTCGAGGTCGAGCTGGTCCAGCACCAGCCCGACGATCACGCACAGCAGCAGCAGCCGCAGGATCACGCCGATCGGCGACCCTCCGAAAAAGCGCGAGGCGCCGGACGATCCATAGGACATCGTTTGTTTCCTTTTACGCCGCCTGGGCGAGTTCGCCGTCGAGCGCGCGCCGGATCAGCGCCCGGGTCTCGTCGACGCCGTAAAGTGCGATGAAGGAGCCGAAGCGCGGACCCTTCTCCTGGCCGATCAGCGTCTTGTAGAGCGCCGAGAACCACTCCTGGCTGACGCCGGGGCGTTCCGGCGTGGCGCCCTTGGCGTTGAAGTCTTGGTAGCGCGGGACGGCGCGCGCCACGTCGTAGAGCGCCGTCTGCACATCCTCGGCCGGCGCGCCGGCGGGGAGGGCGCCGAGCGCCGCGTCGAGGTCTTCCAGCGCCTGCCGCTCCACCTCGTCCGGCGCCGCGAACCGCTTGGTCGGCTTCACGTGGTCCTCGTAGTAGCGCAGCGCGTAGCCCACCAGCTCATCGAGCTTCGGATGGGTTTCCGCCGTCACGCCGGGGGCGTAGCGGGCGATGTAGCCCCACAGCACGGCGCGGTTCTCCGCGTTCGAGGCCGACACCAGGTTCAGCAGCAGCGCGAAGGACACCGGCATGTCGGCCGCGGGTGGCTCGCCCGAATGGATGTGCCAGACCGGGTTGCCGAGCTGCTGCTTGGGCTCCTGACGGCCGAAGCCCCCGAGGAACTGGAAGTACTCGTCGACCGCGCGCGGGATGACGTCGAAGTGTAGCCGCTTCGCCTCGCGCGGCTTGTGGTACATGTAGAGCGCGAGGCTTTCCGGGCTGGCGTAGGTCAGCCACTCGTCGATCGTCAGGCCGTTGCCCTTCGACTTCGAGATCTTCTGGCCGTTCTCGTCGAGGAACAGCTCGTAGACGTAATGCTGGGGCGCGACGCCGCCGAGGATCTCGCAGATCCGGTCGTAGATCGGCGCGTTGGTCTGGTGGTCCTTGCCGAACATCTCGAAATCGGCGTCGAGCGCCGCCCAGCGCGCGCCGAAATCCGGCTTCCACTGCAGCTTCACATGACCGCCGGTGACCGGCACGGTCTTGTCCACGCCGTCCTCGTCGGTGAAGGTGATCGTTCCCGCCTTCGCGTCCACGTCCTTCAGCGGCACATAGAGAATGCGGCCGCTGACGGGCGAGATCGGCAGGAAGGGCGAATAGGTCGCCCGCCGCTCCTCGCCCAGCGTCGGCAGCATCACGGCCATGATGGCGTCGTACTTTTCCGCCGCCCGCAGCAGCACCGCGTCGAGCTTGCCCGACGTGTAGTAGTCGGTCGCCGAGGCGAACTCGTAGTCGAAGCCGAAGGCGTCGAGGAAGCGCCGCAGCATGGCGTTGTTGTGCGCGCCGAAACTCGGATAGTCGCCGCCGAACGGGTTCGGCACGGAGGTCAGCGGCATCTGCAGATAGGGCTGCAGGGCGGCCGGGTCCGGCACGTTGTCCGGCACCTTCCGCATGCCGTCCATGTCGTCGGAGAAGCACAGCAGCCGGGTCGGGATCTTGTCTTCGGTCAGCGTGCGGAAGGCGTGCCGCACCATGGTGGTGCGCGCCACCTCGCCGAAGGTGCCGATGTGCGGCAGGCCGGACGGGCCGTAGCCGGTCTCGAACAGAACGGGCTCGTCCTTCGGATGCTTCTTCAGCCGCTCGACGAGCTTCTTCGCCTCCTCGAACGGCCAGGCGTTCGAGGTGCGGGCGAGAGCGGCGAGGGCGGATGCGTCGAGGACGGTCATGATGCCTGCAGGGCTTAGGGGTAAAAGAGGGCGGAAACTAGAAACCGGCCGCCTGCGCGTCAATCGACGCCGTCCCTCACCACAGGCTGACAGGGAAATGCCTGAGGTAGATCTCGGCATAGGTTCCGTTCTCGTCGAGCCGCTGCAGCGCGTAGTCGATCGCCTGCCGGAGCTTGTCGTCGGTCGGTCGTAGGAGAACGCCGACGCCCTCGCCGAAATACCGGCTTTCCGCGAAGGGACCTCCGACGAAGCGGCAGCAACCGCCCGACGCCGTGCCGTTCAGCCAGAAGGCCAGCGCCACGCCGTCTCCGAAGCCCGCGTCCGCTTGGCCGTCCTTCACCGCAGCCCGCGCCTCGTCGGCGCTCTGGAACGGCTTCGCGATCGCCTGCGGGAAAAAGGTCTTGAGGAAGGCCTCGTGCGCCGAACCCTCGACCACGGCGACCGTGCGCCCGGCGAGCGCTTCCGGCGTCGCCCCCGGGATCGCCTTGTCGTTGCGCGCCACGAAGCGGGCCGGCGTCTGGTGAAAACGTTCCGATACGCCGAAGCGCGTGCGGATCTCCGGCGTCGGCCGCAGCATGGCGACGATGGCGTCGGCCTGGCGCTTGTCGATCGTGTCGAGCAGCGCGTCCCAGCGCCAGGCCTGCAGCGTGCACGCGACCTGAAGTTCGGCGCAGACGGCGCGCGCGAGATCGACCGCGAAGCCCGCGGGCTGGCCGTCGCCGTCGGCGTAGTGGAACGGCGGGTAGTCGTCGCCCGTCGCCCATTTCAGAACGCGGCCCGCGGGCAGATCGGGCTTTTCGATCCGCGTTCTGGGATCGGAAAATCGTGGAATGGCGACGTTCGGAGCAGGCGAGGGCGCAGGGGTCTGGGCCGCGACGGGCGTCCATGCGCCGACGGCGAACAGAGCTAGGGCGATTGCGCGCGCTCGTGCGCCTGGAAGTTGCATAAGACTCGACTCCTCGCTCCGCGCGAATCTACACTTTTCTCCTGCAGAGCGCGTAAACGCCGGGGGGCATCGTGCGGGGAGCGGAGGAGTCTCGGGCCGATGGCGGCGCGCGGTCGCGCGTCAGCCTCGAGGCGTCGCACTCCGGTTCGTTCCGGCGGTCCCATACGCTGGAGGCCGCCCGCGTCGGCCGCCCGCTTCCGCCGGAGTTCGTCGCGCTTGCGGCCGGCGGGGTCGCTCCCGGCGCTCTTCTTACAGCGCTGGCGGACGCCGACCACGCGGGGTGCGAGCCCTTCGATGCGCTGCTGGCGTCCGGGGCCCTTCCAGAGCGCGATCTGGTCGGGCGGCTCGCGCGCGGCCTCGGCGTCGCGCTTTACGACACTGAGCTTGCGCCGCCGGCGCCGATCGACGCGGAGACCTTCGCTAATGCGATGCGAACGGGAACGCTCGCACTCAGCGATGCCGACGCGCGACAGGTCATGGTGGTGGCGGCGCGCGGCCTCTCGGTCGCGGGCCTTGCGCGCCTTTCGGCCTTGCACGCAACCGAGGGCGGCCGCGTCGCCCTTCTGGGCCCCGCGGATTTCGCCGATCTCACGATCGCCTGCGCGGGGCGCGCTCTGGCGGAGGCGGCGTCGACCGGCCCGGCGCTCGTCGCGCCGGAGCTCACGGTGGCGCACGGCATGCCGAAGATCGACGCGCGCGCACGGACCCTGCTTTTCGTCGTCGCAGTCGCCGTCGTCGTGGCGGCCTTCGTCAGCCCCATGGTGTTCGCGGCCTGCGCGTCCGCGGTCGGCGGACTGTTCTTCGTCATGAACGCGTTCCGCTTGGCGATCGCCCTCACCCCCGCGCGACCGGAGCGGCCGCTGCTGCTTCGGTCCGAGCAAAGCCTGCCGATCTACACCGTGCTGGTGGCGCTCGCCCGCGAGGCGGCGATCGTGCCAGACCTTCTCGACGCGCTCGAACGGCTCGACTATCCGCCGGCCAAGCTCGACATCAAGCTCCTGGTCGAAGCGGACGACCGGGAGACGCTCGGCGCGCTCGATGCGCGTCCGCCGCGGGCGGGGATCGAGGTGCTCAAACTGCCGCCCGGCGGGCCGCGCACCAAGCCGCGCGCGTTGAACGCCGGG is drawn from Methylopila sp. 73B and contains these coding sequences:
- a CDS encoding DUF952 domain-containing protein, whose translation is MTPDLIYKIAPAALWRETEAAGRFDGAPVDVADGYIHFSTAAQARETAAKHFAGQDDLLLIAVDACALGQALRWEPSRGGALFPHLYAPLGLDAVRWVVPLPLGADGRHAFPQPSFGETPT
- a CDS encoding quinone-dependent dihydroorotate dehydrogenase encodes the protein MIGPLWPLARVALHALDAETAHTATLAALERMPARRAPANDPRLGVQAFGLSFPNPVGLAAGLDKDAKVPDAMLALGFGFVEIGSVTPKPQTGNPKPRLFRLSEDRAIVNRMGFNNDGAAAALDRLARRAGRPGVVGVNVGANKDSADRTADYVAGLETFAEVASFFVINVSSPNTPGLRDLQAKAALDDLVARVLDARDAAAARTGRRRPVLLKIAPDLDLYGLDDVAQVALDRGLDGLVVSNTTLARPATLRSAAAGETGGLSGAPLFRRATWALAETYLRTGGRIPLVGVGGVASGADALAKIRAGATLVELYSALIYEGPGLVRRTLSALTTAIEAAGAGSLAPLVGVDARAVAAAGPG
- a CDS encoding DUF6460 domain-containing protein, with the translated sequence MSYGSSGASRFFGGSPIGVILRLLLLCVIVGLVLDQLDLDVFRLLDYAIDVVRDLIANSADLLRTLLRYLIIGAMVVIPIWLILRVLKIGSGRP
- a CDS encoding lysine--tRNA ligase, whose product is MTVLDASALAALARTSNAWPFEEAKKLVERLKKHPKDEPVLFETGYGPSGLPHIGTFGEVARTTMVRHAFRTLTEDKIPTRLLCFSDDMDGMRKVPDNVPDPAALQPYLQMPLTSVPNPFGGDYPSFGAHNNAMLRRFLDAFGFDYEFASATDYYTSGKLDAVLLRAAEKYDAIMAVMLPTLGEERRATYSPFLPISPVSGRILYVPLKDVDAKAGTITFTDEDGVDKTVPVTGGHVKLQWKPDFGARWAALDADFEMFGKDHQTNAPIYDRICEILGGVAPQHYVYELFLDENGQKISKSKGNGLTIDEWLTYASPESLALYMYHKPREAKRLHFDVIPRAVDEYFQFLGGFGRQEPKQQLGNPVWHIHSGEPPAADMPVSFALLLNLVSASNAENRAVLWGYIARYAPGVTAETHPKLDELVGYALRYYEDHVKPTKRFAAPDEVERQALEDLDAALGALPAGAPAEDVQTALYDVARAVPRYQDFNAKGATPERPGVSQEWFSALYKTLIGQEKGPRFGSFIALYGVDETRALIRRALDGELAQAA
- a CDS encoding transporter substrate-binding domain-containing protein, with translation MQLPGARARAIALALFAVGAWTPVAAQTPAPSPAPNVAIPRFSDPRTRIEKPDLPAGRVLKWATGDDYPPFHYADGDGQPAGFAVDLARAVCAELQVACTLQAWRWDALLDTIDKRQADAIVAMLRPTPEIRTRFGVSERFHQTPARFVARNDKAIPGATPEALAGRTVAVVEGSAHEAFLKTFFPQAIAKPFQSADEARAAVKDGQADAGFGDGVALAFWLNGTASGGCCRFVGGPFAESRYFGEGVGVLLRPTDDKLRQAIDYALQRLDENGTYAEIYLRHFPVSLW
- a CDS encoding glycosyltransferase — translated: MRGAEESRADGGARSRVSLEASHSGSFRRSHTLEAARVGRPLPPEFVALAAGGVAPGALLTALADADHAGCEPFDALLASGALPERDLVGRLARGLGVALYDTELAPPAPIDAETFANAMRTGTLALSDADARQVMVVAARGLSVAGLARLSALHATEGGRVALLGPADFADLTIACAGRALAEAASTGPALVAPELTVAHGMPKIDARARTLLFVVAVAVVVAAFVSPMVFAACASAVGGLFFVMNAFRLAIALTPARPERPLLLRSEQSLPIYTVLVALAREAAIVPDLLDALERLDYPPAKLDIKLLVEADDRETLGALDARPPRAGIEVLKLPPGGPRTKPRALNAGLMAARGRFLTVFDAEDRPEPDQLRRALDAFGTSPETVACVQARLAIDNHGDGWLARQFRIEYAALFDVVVPALAALDLPIPLGGTSNHFRTAALRTVGGWDAGNVTEDADLGLRLARRGWSTRAVDSVTWEEAPATPGLWIRQRTRWMKGYMVTAVVHGRRSGDLVRRLGVRRFVAAHLVVGGVAATALAYPAVVVGLLVALCTGALLAPSASLAEQTLATFHVTNLLAGYAVGLACGWIGVDRRGPSSLAVDLLTMPFYWLLVGVAAWRALGQIVFDSATHWEKTAHGLSSRRASGAQR